From one Macaca nemestrina isolate mMacNem1 chromosome 5, mMacNem.hap1, whole genome shotgun sequence genomic stretch:
- the LOC139363338 gene encoding large ribosomal subunit protein uL22: MVRYSLDPENPTKSCKSRGSNLRVHFKNTRETAQAIKGMHIRKATKYLKDVTLQKQCVPFRRYNGGVGRCAQAKQWGWTQGRWPKKSAEFLLHMLKNAESNAELKGLDVDSLVIEHIQVNKAPKMRRRTYRAHGRINPYMSSPCHIEMILTEKEQIVPKPEEEVAQKKKISQKKLKKQKLMARE, encoded by the coding sequence ATGGTTCGCTATTCACTTGACCCGGAGAACCCCACGAAATCATGCAAATCAAGAGGTTCCAATCTTCGTGTTCACTTTAAGAACACTCGTGAAACTGCCCAGGCTATCAAGGGTATGCATATTCGAAAAGCCACGAAGTATCTGAAAGATGTCACTTTACAGAAACAGTGCGTACCATTCCGACGTTACAATGGTGGAGTTGGCAGGTGTGCCCAGGCCAAGCAGTGGGGCTGGACACAGGGTCGGTGGCCCAAGAAGAGTGCTGAATTTTTGCTGCACATGCTTAAAAATGCAGAGAGTAATGCTGAACTTAAGGGTTTAGATGTAGATTCTCTGGTCATCGAGCATATCCAAGTGAACAAAGCACCTAAGATGCGCCGACGAACCTACAGAGCTCATGGTCGCATTAACCCATACATGAGCTCTCCCTGCCACATTGAGATGATCCTTACTGAAAAGGAACAGATTGTTCCTAAACCAGAAGAGGAGGTTGCCCAGAAGAAAAAGATATcccagaagaaactgaagaaacaaaaacttatgGCACGGGAGTAA